The DNA segment ttttagtttcattttcactcatgttttcagttatttttttCGCCAAATTTCAAATCCATCTCATaagaattatttaaaaaaatattaattcaattttttaaaaaattataaatttttaatcgtaaaaatcattagtttcttatatatctaaatttcttataaatactgtttaattttaatgtttgataattatagaaattttatatcattttttattaattttatacaagttgatataatatatttgatgacaaaaaaagatttaatatatttaaccaaaaaCTAGATAAAAAcctatctaagattataattttaaatatataatatatatactcttaaatgtaatttaaaataaaaaaaattatttttatcttaattatatgtgtaattatataaaatttatattaaaatattggtaagaaaataataaaatctaaaatattaatataattttattttaaaataaaatttaaatttgaaagaTCTCTTGCTGCCATGGTGGAGGAAAATACCTGTATATGTGAAAAGTGaaactacaaaaacaaaatttactaGTGTGAAACAGAGTAAGTATAAATTAGTAACAAAATAATGATTTAGGGAAATTATTACTACTATGTGAACACGTATTATTAGCAACAATATAAAGGGGATTAATTAGACTAGGAAGATGGAggtaaaaagtaaaatttaaatttaaaagatcTCTTACTGCATGTGGTGGAGGaaaatatttagtatatttgaaaagtgaaactacaaaaaaaaaaatttaccagtTTGAAACAAAATAAGTATAAATTAGTAACAAAATAATGATTTAGAGAAATTATTACTACTATATGTGTACACCAGTGTTTTTAAACCCGGACCAAACCGGCGGTCGGACCGGATTGAACCATAAACCGAAAATAATCCGTGTTGGGTTACTGCTAAAACCCAACTAAATCcgtatttcaaaatataacttttaccTAATgtgcatataatttttttttaaaggtgaTGAAGATTTAGACTCATAAGATCTGCGAATAAAGTTTAAATGTGTTTTTCAtattgattttagattttaattattatttttaagtttttctaCACATGGCTATTTAAACATTTTGTTTGATatgatttgtttaaaaaaatatgcaaattatttataaaatatcattaaatttaGTTTAATCTAAGTAAATATGATCGGATACGGTTCAGATCCGGTCGAACCGCAATGACCCAtaacttaaaaaaatttggttcgCTAGCTGGTTCGGTTTTAAAAACAGTGGTGTATACGTATTATTAGCAACAATATAAAAGGGGATTAGACTAGGAAGATGGAGGTAGAAAGTTAGCATACGGCGTTAAATTCTGGCAGACAAGACGCCATTATTAATTATGACCCAAAAGTTTCCTTTGATCTAATCAACGGAAACACAGCACAACACACACACATTCTCTTAGGTtccgaatggtaactgcggtttgagcggtgcgggacaagcggctTAACTGcagtgcggttttaacagttatagaaacgtatagatatatggtatatgtagagatttttgttactgttaaccgCGGTGCGGAGCAGAGCAGTTCGTAACATTCAAACCTTAATCTAACTTGTTTTGCTTCTTGCTAGTGgagtataatttttttcctagtataatttttattagtaaaATTGTGGGACCATTATTATTATAACCTTCTATCACAACCTGTTTTccttctttttaaatttatactccttttacttatttttttaaaaaagcatgttcaaaattttaagagttttttcTTCATGAAATATGCCATTGATACTTTCAACACAAAATTGAGAATGAAACGAATTATTAACTATCACTATATACACTAgagtacaaaataaaaatataaggtgTTACTTAATAAATatacgttttaaaaaaaagcatgaaaatgtaccaaaattttatatacGTAACAAAAGCATAATAAATACACAACTAGATTGTTGATGTGTTTTAAAGTATGCACACAAGATTAACATATACGgaattacaaaacataaatgGAAATGATATATAAATGACTCTTCAATTGCTTATACTTAAGGTTTAACtggtaactagattttgatccgcgctttcaaagcgcgggattattttcgaaacattccaaatttatttgatataaatttgtattttaattgtatctacacttagatattacaaatgaaaaattatattcaatattTTGAAATTCGACCCGACCCGCAATTAAATTGCCAAATTCGGTGGTTCATATGTAAtccattttagttttcaaaaaaaaaactcttatttaaaatttttataaaacccGTAACAACCGCTAAAACCCGAGATCTGGTTATCGGTTGAACTGATAGCTGACCCAATATGTAATctggtttgatttattattatatttagagtattgtaatatatattcatgaacgttcagatgaatagtgaatatattatgaaattgatattccaattttaatacaattttagtccaactaaaattccatcttgttaatgatttacgtttgcaaaaaaaatataattgtttatttagttagtttacttttgttattcacatattattagatactttttgatgttttgtttatggcttattttaaatttaaaagttaatttcattattcgcattagaaatgtgaatctttattattttaattttgatatatatttttattatattttgttcttaatttttataatttatgtatataattatatttttaaacaattaaaatattgacTCTTACTCTCTAGCTTCGATTTAtgttaatgtaatattttatgatatatttgtgttaatatatttgttcaattggtttatatttgatatatatattacatgtctGTTTGAGTAAtccgtaaaaaatatattcattaaactatcaatagtaacatgtttcatcatataattactattaatatttattttataatatatatttatatatatatatatattaatactctaactataagaattatatttttatgtatttggtgagggttttgaacaatttttttttttgcatttggattaatatatagttgtatatatacgaatgaatagatatatatattatatatatatatatatataattatttattacattaataactaaaatataattgattagttatttgaattttgaattaatataaattaaattcattaatttaaaaaacaatagattagttagttagtttcttaattttaggtatgatgtatatttaataattaaattagatatgagtagaaataatagaaaatataattaaatataatggtccaacctagactatttgtaagtagataaaaattgcttctgttttaatagtattgatcatTATATGAACTAGgtccttgtccgcgctacgcgcggatagtattttattttttttttcttcatatttttgtactattatgtcaattgtttagttttataaaatgttatgtttttattgtaaatttggaattaaaaatctagtttttccttactgtaaagtaaattaatttttttgaatcttaccacaatacattatacataaagagaatatagttggtctttatattcttatttggtgtaatattgaaaattttgatggtttttttaaattatatatattaggattgattttcgtgactatattctataattgtctaaaaaaattgtttgtcctatatagacatccacataaatatggacttctgataaatttgttcattgagatatttagtttcacttttaactttattctcttttttgacatcctcatgctagcttgtggggctagccaacttggtgcaaaagggtttacaaaagctgATTGAGATGCGCGTGATCGGACACCTTTTACTAGGCTATTCATACGGAATTTTAAAGCTCTAGgaatataagcaatagaaagttcagaaaattcttTAGATACAGCATGTATTTCGTTGAGCTCCGAGTCCAACACAGGCCAATCTTTCTCCTTTTGAATAAGCataaccagttgttcacagtcgattgaaagaccatctctctgtgtctaaacttcagtatcacttgcattgcccatagcaaaccttcagcttccgcttacagtggtgatttggtgcgtgtatatcGGTCCTTACTCCAAACAGCATTGGAAagtcaccatccattaacacaaagTCAAGTCAAgatatgtctctttcatttatccaggatgtctagcaGGAGCGTTTCTTTGCGAAAGAACAGTTGTGTCTGTTACCTCAACTCCCATGTCAATCTCCATAATCTTGTCTACACGTTGAGTTATCCTCCAACACTatgcttcaattttattcgctaatgggaaaaacataattcctacgacactattaatgattgttttttttgttagaccgatacggcaaacttatgttttatttaacaaaactcttattttaattttgtattaaagaatcaattatattttatattatccataattttagtaaatttacttatttgtcatgtttttattaggttttcgctaaatcattgatttattatttatttttagctaagtcactaatttattaatttaaaaatacccttaattaatattatatatatatatatatatatattaaaatgaattttttattagtaatattaaatttctattttatattaaaatttagttagtttttcttatttgtcatattttattaggttttagacttttagataggttattgatttattattaatttctaactgattcgctaatgtgttaattaaaagaatacccttaatgaattttatatataattaaaaacgaattttattttaatcatataaaatttatatgttatattaatattaaataaatgattttaaaataatataataaaattatcaaaaaaatttaaaataagataattcttatttatattttatagctatctgaaaacaataattttattataaaagttaaaaagatacaaaaaattataattaaatattattcaagaaaaaaatatttatataaagatattttctaaactatttctaagatatgagtgttttaaaaaatttaacacgggatgtttagaacacgggattatgcttatgagagagtggctcgggaaTGGGCTTCGAGATGGGTCGTCATGAGAGAAAGGTAAATGGGGGAGACGGCGATTAGGTTATTCAGAGGATGAGAAAGCTGTGTGCGCTTTGGCTTGAGTCTCAACAATACGTAGATTAGGGTTAATGGGCTGGGCTGGGATAAAGTGAATTATCAGATTGATGGGATTAATGGGCTGGGCTGGGTGAAAGTGAATTATCTGAGTTTGGCTTCACTTCGGCTGATGGCGCAAAACAAAAATACGGAGTCGGAGAATGAGTTAGCGCACAGGAAGCCCGATCGTGATTTTAATTTGAAGCCTAATCTGGCAGTGACGTGGCAATTTGATTGGCCCTGATTATTTTGAGCATGTGGCTAGCTTTAGGAAGCTTAAAaatagtcccttttatatagtgggatatTAAGAATGAGTAGAAAAAAAACGCAGAGGAATAAAAGTAAATGAATGAAAAGAAAGAATATTCCTTATCAATTTTAGTGAGGAACAAATTTATTGTATATTCCTCTAAAAttaaaagaatgaaaaaaaactattctttataaataaataaaaaaattaggaatAGTAAATAATGCATTATTCCTTTTAATTCTTTAGTCACTAGTTAGACTCTTATATTGAAAAGTTCATGTCAATTTCTGATTACATAATTAATAAAACAGCATAATTTTATCTCAATTATTATagtttaaatagaaaaattgtAAATCGATATTTAGTATGGTTTGAGACTGGTAAAAATTACAGATACCAATTGTAGAACTACTCTGCAGTTACAAGAATTATCAACCAATATTATGGTAAAATCAATAGAATTGTTCTTATAAAGGATACAATGAACAtaatgtttcttgttttttttcttctgaaaggGAGATATGAAATGTGGTAGTGAGAAGTCACTATTAAACTTTATACAAATCTCAGACTCACGCTTGTTATCAATGGCTTCGCTTCCTCTCGTGATTTACTTTTTCCCCATTCCCCTTATTTATTTGTCTTTtgctttttcatttttaaatcttttttttttttgaaaaattcatttttaaatctTTCACCACACATTGCTTTCTTTCACTGTCTATCGATAAAGAtcatgaatatattatatatatgttaaaaagtaaaaaaaaactcttgctTTGTTAACCGCGACTAGAAAGGTAGGTAGTAAGTGACACTTGTTattactttttagtttttactcttgttacaaaaatattaaacatgtAAATATTACCATCCACGATagaaaacttttgttgatatttttttcaatttactatttattgttaaatatttaaatgtaccGAATCTTAATTTATTGTATAGTTGTTTTGTACTAACTAATAACTATACTACTTGTTCCACAATTATTATAAATTGACTCAGTTATATGATATTCCTTACTATATGAGTTGCATTTATGTATCTCGAGCGTTAAAGTTTGGTATAACTTTTTCAATATTACAACGAATACAGTTACGTTTTAATTTTCTCCACATGCCTTTAGTATTAGCCCCTGTTCGAAAACGCGGCCAAATCGGACGATTACGCGCCGCCGAGGCGCTTGGCGGTGGTGGGCCGTGGCGATTCCGCCATAGTCGGTAAGAAAATCGGAgcctgcaattttttttttctttttgaatgatCAAAATCGTGTGTTTAGTGGTAGATTTATGTAATTGGGACATAAACAATACGAAATCACATAAAACTTTGATGATGTAGGGGAAAATGAACATGGGCGGCCATGAAAATTGCTTGAGATgtccaaaaccctaaaaaaaattgGGAAAAAAAGATGAGTTATTTACATTTATGTcactcattaaaaaaaaataaaataaaaaacaacaaaatgaGGCGAGCGCTACTCGAACCTGGGTGATGAGGATGATGTCTAGAACTTTTACCACTAGACTACTATAACATACCTATACATTTCTCACAAACTAGAAAATATAACACTATATACCCGATAAttgtaaaaaaatacataaaactagGCCCCGCGTACTCCCCATGTACTCCCCGATTTTTTGATAACTCGCTAGGCCTACACCGACCGCCCGACTAGCGCCTAGCGTAGTCTTGAACAGATTAGCATATAAAGCAGCGCGAATTAAACTTGAAATGTTCATCAAGATCAAGCtattatatttagaaaaaacTTTATGGgataaacaaaatatgataaactaatttaataaaaaacaatataaaagctCGAGCGTTTTAATAGAACGAGGTCttcttaaaataaatacataatatatacatagTATTGTTTTTTTCGTTACGgttattgtttatgtttttgCTTTTACAAATGTGCATGTCAGCTCGTTGACCATATAAAGCTTCTCATTCGTCCACGTAGATTTTAATCTGACAATATGTGACCCCACGAGTGATTTTATATGATTGTTATATCTATTTGAATCATCCTTTCCGTATATCATATTTAAATGACGGGGAAACacattacttttattttatgtttcagACAATTTTTACTTGATGTAACACCTAATATAATGATCCAAGTCTTGCTTTTAAATGAAATAGACAATGATTTCACATAATGTAATTTTCAAAGTTTGCATAATTTTTAAGAACTCACACCGgtgaaataattaaaatacctTTTTTATAATACATTATACCAAATTATTAGTGAAAAGAATATTTACTTGTATTATTTACTTGTAATCATCGACGCTCAAAACCGAAAGGTGACAGAAATAATTAATGGTCAACGATTTACCCACCACTAAGAACTCCAACACTACCTCAAGATCATCGCGTAAATTGCACACTCCAAAAGAAATCATCTAATATACATACGATGAGTGCGTGAGTACAGCGCATTACGTATCACCAGCCAAGTAGCTACctcttaattaatttataaattatcttaaaataacactttttagatttactgatctagtgattataaaattttaatatttagaaagtgaaagatgaaaaattctcaaaataatattaactaaaattttaaaactttttatgttataattttaatattcagGAAGTGGCGTAAGAGTTTAGtgtttttacaaaatgaatTATTGCTATTTATTTTGTCATAATTTTCGGCGCAGTAGAAATATTTATCCACTAATTTATCTCAATTTACTTCAATTTATAcattaattttgataaaaataattaaaagagaattgttttttccatttttggaaataaaaacaaagaagtAGGGTTTCATCAATTTAATCGCGCGCCAAACATCCGAATAATAatagacaaacaaaaaaaaaaggagacaggaaaaattaattaaaaaataaaaataaaataaaaataaataaaaaaagaggaCAAGCGTGAGATTAAAACCCTTCACTTTCTTGGCATTTGTCTTCACTACTTTTCTTTCTCTGCAGTAGCATCCATaggggggagagagagagagctctaTAATGGCAGAATGACCAAAGTACTTTCACAATCTCTTCTCCTCCCAAGAGGAAGATAGATAGATGGCTTTAGAAGAAGAGGGAGAGGTTCAAAACGCACCGTTTTGTATGCTTTTCTGTGAGGAAGAGAGGAGTCATGAGTTAGAGGGAGATGAGAGCGTTGTAAAGTTTCCGTTTTTCCATCTGGGTTTTCTCGATCATGACATGTTATGGGATGACGATGAGTTGTCGAGTTTGATTTCGAAAGAAAACGAGTTAAGGCCGTGTCTTTCCGACACAGTCTTAGATGAGTTTCTCGTTCTGTGTCGTGAGAAGGCTCTTGATTGGATCTTTAGAGTGAAAACGTATTATGGGTTTAATGCGTTGACGGCTCTACTCGCTGTTAACTACTTCGATAGGTTTCTTACGAGCAGGAAGTTTCAGACAGACAAGCCATGGATGTCTCAGCTTACAGCTGTGGCTTGTCTGTCTTTAGCTGCTAAAGTTGAAGAGATCCGTGTTCCGCTGCTCTTAGATCTTCAAGTGAGTTTCACTCCTTTCTCAGATTCAGTTTATGTAATGTCGCGTGACTGTTCGTTGAAATGCCTctctttttgtgtgtgtttggtAAGGTGGGAGATGCGAGATATGTCTTTGAGGCTAAGACTATACAGAGAATGGAGCTTTTGATTCTCTCTACTCTTCAGTGGAGGATGCACCCCGTGACTCCTATCTCATATTTCGATCACATTTTCCGTCGATGCAGCTCTAAATCTCACCACGACTTGGAGTTCTTGAGTCGATGTGAATCTCTGTTGCTCTCCATTGTTCCTGGTAATGCGTAGACCtcttgacttcacatgattttcaTTGGATCTCTTCGATGCTAAAttgtgttttcagattcgagGTTTCTAAGCTACAGCCCTTCGGTGTTGGCCACTGCAATAATGGTCTCTGTCGTTGGAGATTTCACGACGTGTGACGAAGCTGAATATGAATCTCAGCTCATGACTCTGCTCAAAGTCGATCCGGTATGTGGTTTTAGTAATATGCTTTTGGATCAGTAAATGGCAATGTAGTTAGTGTTAAGATCAAGAACTGATTCCATATTAATATTGACTGAACAggagaaagtaaataaatgctatgAGTTAGTGTTAGATCACATTCCGAGCAAGAAAAGGATGCAACCCGCTAGTCCAACTGGTGTATTTGATGCATCATTCAACTCTGATAGCTCGAACGAGTCATGGGTTGCTTCTGCTTCTGCTTCAATGTCTGCATCACAGTCTCATGAGCCTCTATTCAAGAGGAGAAGAGTGCAAGAGCAGCAAATGAAGCTGTCTTCAATAAACAGAATGTTTCTCGATGTGTTCACAAGTAGTCCTCGCTAATAATTTAGAAACATATAAGATATGTTTTCCCCTGTTTTACATATTATCGGCTATATGGTAAGGCAGAAACATTATGTGTTTCACTTGGTTCTTTTGTTAATGGACGGATTCAAATGGTGTACTCTTCAgtatttgataattttaaagatcttttacTTGTTTCATGGGTTGCATGATGATCAAATTTCACCTTAAATCTTTGCAATTGTCACAATCTTTCTTGAACACCAATGTTATCATTAT comes from the Brassica rapa cultivar Chiifu-401-42 chromosome A01, CAAS_Brap_v3.01, whole genome shotgun sequence genome and includes:
- the LOC103827855 gene encoding cyclin-D3-3, with product MALEEEGEVQNAPFCMLFCEEERSHELEGDESVVKFPFFHLGFLDHDMLWDDDELSSLISKENELRPCLSDTVLDEFLVLCREKALDWIFRVKTYYGFNALTALLAVNYFDRFLTSRKFQTDKPWMSQLTAVACLSLAAKVEEIRVPLLLDLQVGDARYVFEAKTIQRMELLILSTLQWRMHPVTPISYFDHIFRRCSSKSHHDLEFLSRCESLLLSIVPDSRFLSYSPSVLATAIMVSVVGDFTTCDEAEYESQLMTLLKVDPEKVNKCYELVLDHIPSKKRMQPASPTGVFDASFNSDSSNESWVASASASMSASQSHEPLFKRRRVQEQQMKLSSINRMFLDVFTSSPR